DNA sequence from the Excalfactoria chinensis isolate bCotChi1 chromosome 2, bCotChi1.hap2, whole genome shotgun sequence genome:
ggttttttgtgtttttttgtttgtttgttttttgtttttgttttttatttatttatttatttattctgttttaagGTCCATCTAAGTTTTGCAATTATgcacagaatttttcatttttttttttttttttggtttacACAATGAAATGTTAGATTTGTAATGTTTTGTGGATATCCAAAGGCGATTACACAGTTCTCCAtaaccaaataaaaatgttactgtCAATGAGAAATAGTCTCAGCATAAGTTCTTTTGAGAGGCAAGTGTGTGCTTTTTTGTGCAAGTCATGCTGAAAGGACTTGTGGTAGTTCCTGATAGTATATTAATAACTTAAGAGGCTGTTTTGCTATTCCATGTTTACTCCTGATTTGTTACACTTCTGTTATCTCTAACAATAAAAATAGGTAATGCTCTGTTACGCTAAAATCTATTTGTGTTTATTCCTAGAaagttggggttttttttgagaagaaatggcATCCAGCATTGGAAATGAAAAGACTATGAATCGTGTGCTCAGAATAAGTCAACTTGATGCTCTTGAACTAAACAAAGCCCTGGAACAACTAGTGTGGTCCCAGTTTACCAGCTGTTTTCATGGATTTAAACCAGGGGTGTTGGCTCATATTGAACCAGAAgttaaagcatttctgtggcTTTTACTGTGGAGATTCACCATCTATTCTAAGAATGCAACTGTGGGACAGGCTATTTTGAATATTCGGTACAAGAATAACTTATCTCAGACAGAGAAATACCAACCTCTGAGCAAACACCAGAAGTTATGGTATCTTATTTTCACTGTTGGTGGAAGATGGCTGGAGGAGAGATGTTACGATTTATTTAGCAATCGCCAACTGCAATCCGTCAACAAAGTCAAGCATTATATTAACTTTGGAGCTGGACTTATTAAACTTTGTGGACTGGtaaattttctgatttttcttcagaaaggaaCATTTGCAACGCTTACTGAACGCATTCTAGGAATTCGGTCAGTCTTTTGCAAGCCACAAAGTGTTCGCCAGGTGGGATTTGAATACATGAACAGGGAGCTGTTGTGGCATGGCTTTGCTGAATTTCTCATCTACTTGCTACCACTTATTAATGTACAGAAACTGAAACTCAGAATTTGTTCTTGGTGTTTCCCTATTGCCAATCTTTCTAATAGTGATAAAACATCAGCAACTCACTACAAGGTGTGTTCACTGTGTGGGGAATGGCCTACCATGCCACACACCATAGGCTGTTCACATGTTTTTTGTTACTATTGTATTAAAAGTAACTATCTGTTTGATATGTATTTTACCTGTCCTAAGTGTGGCTCGGAGGTACACAGTCTTCAGCCACTGAAATATAAAATTGAAATGACAGAACTGCATGTCTAAGAAGGagtttgttctgttcttttactgtatgtgaaatatatttaaagatgaatgggaaaaaaatcagaaatttctGTAAACAGACAGCTTGAAAGACAGCTTTGGAAATTCTTTAAGTCTTTtctggtgttattttttttactgagtAGCGGTGCCAGCTTGCatctgaagaaaggaaaaggagttcacagtttctgctttctcagaCTACTTGATCCCAGTTTGGTACCCCTGTGCTGTCAGTTCTCTTCTTAGATCCATGGTCCAGCAATCTATCACTTCCTAAGTTCATGTTGTATTCTTCTCTCAAAAGTAGATGAGAAGATACTCACTCCACTTTGTGGATTTTCTCAACCTTGTTGTAAAAGCTTCTGCTATTGCCAACGTAGCCATATGGATTTTGTGCACAGGTCATCCTAGTCACACCTACACAATAGCTTTAaatttgaatatttaaaatttgAATTCCCAGTGTAATGCACCACTGAAAGCAAGCTATAAGATGAAGATTTACatcaaataattattaataGAGTTCATCACATTCAGTCACCACAAGGCATATTCTTTTTCTAACTTGTAATTGCTTTCTTATAAGTAGATGATTAGCTTCAAGTGATCCATTTGTCAACAGACAAAACATTAATTTGTACCCACCCACGATACAACCATCTCCTGATCAAAGTGCTCCTTCTAGATCTTCATGAGACAACAGAACCCATTTTCTCACCTATATGTATCCCTTTGATCTTCAGTGATGCATGTTTGACTGCACCCTGCTTCTTTCCTGTCAAGCTGAAGGACCCAGTCCATCATCTATTGAACGTGGAAGCTTCCTGTGGTAGCTTGCAATTCTTTCTTTGGGTATAGTCAGGTTAGGTGCCAGACCTCAATAATAGCTATGTACCACACAGAAAATAGATCAAGCCcagatgtgtgtgtgtagatgTACCAAAAAGATAGgtaactgtttctgttttggagtTACTACTGTTTGTTGTCTCTGTTGGCTTCATAAtgtttttattccctttttaaGGCTTCATCCACTTACTCtctttatgtttgtttgtttcaaatctGCAGTCCTTTCTTAACAGAAATCTTTACCCAGAAGTATGTCAttaacacacaaacacattttgtCCTGCTTTGGCTCTTAGAATTTGTAACTGAAGCAGAATAATGGTATTAATAAAAATGCTGGAAAACTCTTCATATGTTTTGATTTGACTGAGAATTAACAATTATTCCATGTTTTTGAAGTCATTTAGATTAAAGGAGTTGCAGAATGCTGATTCCCAGTTCCCACTAACCACCACTCCATATGCTGTAAAAGAGATCTTGTCTTAAGTAGTATGGAAGACTTGAAAGCAGGAGTTCCAGTGTTCTCCAAAAGAAATTATGGAGTTAGTGTCTGATTTCTGTATTACCTGGAAATATCTATTCATTTTTCAATAAATGTAAGGTGTTATGGGGGAGAGTGGTCTGGACAAAATGGTGAAAATAAGACTTTAAGAAGATGGAGCAAATACAGTCCGTACTGCGGGATTTCCTTCTTTGAGACTAATTGCTATTGTCTGGGATGCATCATTCTTATGAAAACCAAGTTAGCAAATAAAAGATGCTTCTTAAAAGGAGGTTCTGAAGTTTGCTtttattgcaattatttttatcttaagacatgttttttgtttgtttggactgtttttttgcttgtttaataTTTTGAAGGCTAGAGGCTACTTACCATACCTATTTGAAAGCTTGGCCCTCAGGCCATTTCATGCTTTGGCATTTATTAGACCAAAATGTGAAGTGGGAAACAAGTTTATAGTtactattcatttttaaaagtttatttgattttatgttGCAAAGCAACAAATCGGCAACTTTTCCACCTTTCTGTGTGTTCACTAGGAAGCTATCTTGTCACgtactaaaaagaaaatactgttgcATGGCTACACGCAGAGAATAGGAGGCATGTATTTGCTGCCATGTTAGATATTAAAATTGATGGTTATTTACTTGCAACTGAAATCCAAGGGAGTTTTTAAATGATGCTTCATACCTTTTCAATGCCAACATCTTGGTCATTTCCAATTAGAATTAAGTAGATCACAGATCCTTTCCTTTACCATCACAGGTTTTTTCACATTGTCATTGAAATGCCCACTTCTTAAAAATCATTCTGCAGTCTTAATGGCATAGATCCCCCTCGTTCCAGGGGGACCACTTCCAAGGCAGGATCCAACCAAAGCCTGACAAGCTCACTGAATAAATAGTTTTCTAACAAAAGAAATTTGTTCGGGGATCCCAGTTAGCTTGGCACACTGGGACCAGAGTAGTATGTAAACATAAGCAGAGCATCTGCCAAGGCCAAGCAGTGTCCATTCCATTCCCTGGAGCTTTTCCCTTGGGTTTTGTACCTCTGCTTAAAAAGCCTTTTAATGCTTACTGTGCACAAGCTCAGTCTGGGTAGTAGGTGTAGGCAGACATATTTTGGAATAGTTGTTACAGATAGTTGTGAGAAGTAGCTTTTAGTACAAAATCCTCAGTTTCACATCTCTAGGCCCAGG
Encoded proteins:
- the PEX2 gene encoding peroxisome biogenesis factor 2, which encodes MASSIGNEKTMNRVLRISQLDALELNKALEQLVWSQFTSCFHGFKPGVLAHIEPEVKAFLWLLLWRFTIYSKNATVGQAILNIRYKNNLSQTEKYQPLSKHQKLWYLIFTVGGRWLEERCYDLFSNRQLQSVNKVKHYINFGAGLIKLCGLVNFLIFLQKGTFATLTERILGIRSVFCKPQSVRQVGFEYMNRELLWHGFAEFLIYLLPLINVQKLKLRICSWCFPIANLSNSDKTSATHYKVCSLCGEWPTMPHTIGCSHVFCYYCIKSNYLFDMYFTCPKCGSEVHSLQPLKYKIEMTELHV